In Zhaonella formicivorans, one DNA window encodes the following:
- the pheA gene encoding prephenate dehydratase yields MSIKVGYLGPEGTFTEQAAKKWADQSLEKPAQLFPVSNIPQLVHNVCDGEFVYGVLPVENSIEGTVNLTVDTLIKAKAVIIGEVITEIEHCLVLKKGASHKIQVVFSHPQALAQCYDYLSREFAGVNLVQVASTAEAARMVAEGPPGWAAVCSKHAAMSYGLDILAAGIQDYLENKTRFLVIGKNIAPPSGFDKTSLVIALPQNRPGGLYRVLKEFADAEINLTKIESRPTKKELGEYLFWIDCEGHIEDDKLKKVLKQLSTQAALLTILGSYPRAHGGAKL; encoded by the coding sequence ATGAGCATCAAAGTTGGTTATCTAGGGCCGGAGGGTACTTTTACAGAACAGGCAGCTAAAAAATGGGCAGATCAGTCGTTGGAAAAACCTGCACAGTTGTTCCCGGTAAGCAACATTCCTCAATTGGTGCACAATGTGTGCGACGGTGAGTTTGTTTATGGGGTATTGCCTGTAGAAAATTCAATTGAGGGTACGGTAAATCTTACTGTAGATACCCTAATCAAAGCTAAAGCGGTAATCATAGGTGAAGTAATTACGGAAATTGAACATTGCCTTGTTTTAAAAAAAGGTGCTAGCCATAAGATCCAGGTCGTTTTTTCCCACCCCCAGGCTTTGGCTCAGTGTTATGATTATCTCTCCAGGGAGTTTGCTGGTGTGAATTTGGTCCAGGTTGCCAGTACTGCTGAGGCTGCCAGAATGGTTGCGGAAGGGCCGCCAGGTTGGGCGGCCGTCTGCTCCAAGCATGCTGCTATGAGTTACGGGCTCGATATTTTAGCAGCAGGAATTCAGGATTATCTTGAAAACAAAACCAGATTTTTGGTAATTGGGAAAAATATAGCCCCACCATCGGGATTTGATAAAACCTCGTTAGTTATTGCTTTGCCTCAAAACCGACCGGGAGGGCTCTATAGGGTTTTAAAGGAGTTTGCTGATGCTGAGATCAATTTGACTAAAATAGAATCCCGCCCCACCAAAAAAGAACTGGGGGAGTACCTCTTTTGGATAGACTGCGAGGGTCATATAGAAGACGATAAACTAAAAAAGGTTTTAAAACAATTATCTACCCAAGCTGCTCTGCTGACCATTTTAGGGTCTTACCCCAGGGCTCATGGAGGTGCTAAACTATGA
- the aroF gene encoding 3-deoxy-7-phosphoheptulonate synthase — MIVVLNHGVTQEQVQAVLDRLDREGFKVHLSKGDARTIIGVIGENTKTRLPGLALEAMPGVEKVVPILQPFKLAGRDFKPEDTVIQVGDLEIGGKQIQVAAGPCAVESREQLLEAARLVKKAGATILRGGAYKPRTSPYSFQGLEQEGLRFLAEAREETGLAIVTEATDPANLQLVAQYADIIQIGARNMQNFQLLKEAGKLNKPVLLKRGPSATIEEWILAAEYIMAAGNYQVIFCERGIRTFETYTRNTLDLSSVPLIKQLTHLPIFVDPSHGTGKWSLVPAMARAGIAAGADGLIVEVHPNPSEALSDGPQSLTPENFEVAMKEVKGVAHLLDKEVARLNK, encoded by the coding sequence ATGATAGTTGTATTGAATCACGGCGTGACACAGGAACAGGTACAGGCGGTGTTGGACCGCTTGGACAGGGAAGGATTTAAAGTCCATTTGTCCAAGGGGGACGCCCGCACCATCATCGGGGTAATAGGCGAAAACACCAAGACAAGGTTGCCCGGTTTAGCTCTGGAAGCTATGCCGGGGGTCGAAAAAGTGGTACCTATTCTCCAGCCTTTTAAACTTGCAGGCAGGGATTTTAAACCTGAAGATACAGTTATCCAGGTAGGGGATTTGGAAATAGGGGGCAAACAAATTCAGGTGGCTGCAGGGCCGTGCGCAGTTGAGAGCCGAGAGCAATTGTTGGAAGCAGCCCGGCTGGTCAAAAAAGCGGGAGCTACTATTTTGCGTGGTGGCGCCTATAAGCCTAGAACATCACCCTACTCTTTTCAGGGGTTGGAGCAGGAAGGGCTGCGCTTTTTAGCCGAAGCCAGGGAAGAAACAGGTCTGGCCATTGTAACAGAAGCTACTGATCCCGCTAATTTACAGTTGGTGGCCCAGTACGCAGATATAATTCAAATCGGTGCTCGCAATATGCAAAATTTTCAGCTGTTAAAAGAAGCAGGAAAACTCAATAAACCGGTACTTTTAAAGAGAGGTCCCAGCGCCACCATCGAAGAATGGATTCTGGCTGCGGAATATATTATGGCTGCAGGCAATTACCAGGTGATTTTTTGTGAACGCGGGATTAGAACCTTTGAGACTTATACCAGAAACACCCTTGATTTGAGCAGCGTACCCCTGATTAAGCAATTAACCCATTTGCCCATTTTTGTCGATCCCAGTCATGGTACAGGTAAGTGGAGTCTGGTGCCGGCCATGGCCAGGGCAGGAATTGCTGCCGGGGCCGACGGGCTGATTGTGGAAGTTCATCCAAACCCCAGCGAAGCACTGTCCGATGGCCCACAGTCCCTTACTCCCGAGAATTTCGAGGTAGCGATGAAGGAAGTAAAAGGAGTGGCACATTTGTTAGATAAAGAAGTAGCGAGGCTCAACAAATGA
- the aroA gene encoding 3-phosphoshikimate 1-carboxyvinyltransferase, translated as MIKEITPVNNLKGELTIPGDKSISHRALLLGALAEGKTEISGFLPGADCLSTLECLRQMGVMIERPTETNVIIKGSGLNGLKEPSQVLDAGNSGTTARLLLGILAGQRFFSALTGDFSLRQRPMGRVVEPLKQMGAQISGRQSANLLPLAVTGKQLHGIDYLSPVASAQLKSALLLAGLYAEGPTSVMEPSKSRDHSERMLQFFGAKLHVDGLKVTVHPGGKMEARKVVVPGDISSAAFFIVAGLIVPNSELLIKNVGINPTRTGLITALQQMNGQIEVINRREEVGEPVADLLIKSSDLKAATIKGDIIPTLIDEVPALTVAALFAEGETVIMDAAELRVKESDRIAVLAEELQKIGGQVQELPDGLRIRGGRALRGSLCSSHHDHRIAMALAVAGLRTEGKMQIADFECTAISYPGFAEDLKRLCS; from the coding sequence ATGATTAAAGAAATTACCCCCGTAAACAATTTAAAGGGCGAGCTTACAATTCCAGGAGATAAATCCATCTCGCACCGGGCACTGCTTTTAGGGGCTTTGGCAGAAGGCAAAACTGAAATTTCCGGTTTTTTGCCAGGTGCCGATTGCCTCAGCACCTTAGAATGCCTCCGGCAAATGGGTGTTATGATTGAGCGACCGACCGAGACAAACGTAATTATTAAAGGTTCAGGCCTAAACGGGTTGAAAGAACCGTCCCAAGTGCTTGATGCAGGTAATTCCGGAACAACTGCTAGGCTGCTATTAGGCATTTTAGCAGGACAGAGATTTTTCAGCGCTCTAACGGGCGACTTTTCCTTGCGCCAAAGACCCATGGGGCGGGTAGTAGAGCCGCTTAAGCAGATGGGAGCCCAAATTTCCGGTCGCCAATCGGCTAATTTGTTACCTCTGGCAGTTACGGGCAAACAACTGCATGGTATAGACTATCTTTCTCCCGTTGCCAGCGCTCAATTAAAATCAGCATTGCTTTTGGCGGGATTATATGCTGAGGGCCCGACATCAGTCATGGAACCCAGCAAGTCCAGGGACCACAGCGAAAGAATGCTGCAATTTTTTGGGGCAAAGCTCCATGTTGACGGATTAAAAGTCACAGTACACCCAGGGGGAAAAATGGAAGCGAGGAAGGTGGTTGTTCCCGGCGACATTTCATCCGCGGCATTTTTTATAGTGGCAGGCTTAATTGTACCTAATTCTGAGCTGCTAATTAAAAATGTGGGTATAAATCCTACCAGAACCGGTTTAATCACTGCATTACAACAAATGAATGGGCAAATCGAAGTGATTAACCGTCGGGAGGAAGTCGGGGAGCCTGTTGCCGATTTATTGATCAAAAGCTCAGATTTAAAGGCTGCTACTATTAAAGGTGATATTATTCCCACATTAATTGACGAAGTGCCTGCTTTAACAGTGGCCGCGCTTTTTGCGGAAGGTGAGACGGTGATTATGGATGCTGCAGAATTAAGGGTCAAAGAATCAGACCGGATTGCAGTTTTAGCTGAAGAATTGCAAAAAATAGGTGGGCAGGTGCAGGAACTACCTGATGGCTTACGAATCCGTGGGGGAAGGGCTTTAAGGGGTTCCCTATGCTCAAGTCATCATGATCACCGGATAGCCATGGCTTTGGCAGTGGCAGGCTTACGGACGGAAGGTAAAATGCAAATTGCCGATTTTGAATGTACTGCTATATCTTACCCCGGTTTTGCTGAGGATTTAAAACGGCTTTGCAGCTGA
- the spoIIP gene encoding stage II sporulation protein P → MSKRWILSLALVMFAIGCGLLTQTVNNTYLFPAEDLAVINLPGIGVWENERVDGGFFTIVDEQGKVLDKMSRVVYVGDELIAEDNKQYRVDKVVGDRAIARLVVENALAGYEDFAKQVFSKKSVPTQTGKNLVALYHTHSAESYVPTDGTDSLPGRGGIFKVGDNVASGLENRGIEAMHSKRPHEPRDSNAYRRSRRTALELLKAGPAAIIDVHRDGIPDPDFYQAEVAGNNVTKIRLVVGRQNQNMQANLDFAKRVKAGVNEVYPGLVKSIFLAKGNYNQDLSPRSMLIEVGTHTNDRHRAEIGAKLFADALPAVLGIVSPTAPAQPGPAAPGRTTPATRGDWSALWLVLGVALIGGAAFLLVSTGSLQGAVDKVKQFTSSEWANFMGKLPAKGNTKSQSKNGDEIDNEDRNKERARWQKD, encoded by the coding sequence ATGAGTAAACGTTGGATTTTATCGCTTGCCTTGGTAATGTTTGCCATAGGATGTGGATTACTCACTCAAACAGTTAACAATACATATTTATTCCCTGCTGAAGATTTGGCGGTCATCAATCTGCCTGGAATCGGGGTGTGGGAAAACGAAAGAGTCGACGGCGGTTTCTTTACTATTGTGGATGAACAAGGTAAGGTGCTGGATAAAATGTCCCGGGTTGTTTATGTAGGGGACGAACTCATTGCTGAAGACAATAAACAGTACCGGGTAGATAAAGTGGTAGGCGATCGTGCCATAGCAAGGCTTGTAGTTGAAAATGCTCTAGCCGGCTATGAGGATTTTGCCAAACAGGTTTTTAGTAAAAAGTCGGTGCCTACTCAGACAGGTAAAAATTTAGTGGCGCTTTATCATACTCATTCGGCAGAATCTTATGTCCCAACGGATGGTACTGATAGTTTGCCTGGCCGCGGGGGTATTTTTAAAGTAGGGGATAACGTAGCATCAGGTTTAGAAAACCGCGGTATTGAGGCAATGCACAGCAAAAGGCCTCATGAACCAAGAGATTCCAATGCCTACCGTCGTTCCAGAAGGACGGCTTTGGAACTGTTAAAAGCAGGCCCTGCCGCAATTATTGATGTTCACCGGGATGGAATACCCGATCCTGATTTCTACCAAGCCGAAGTAGCGGGAAATAACGTTACAAAAATTCGTTTAGTTGTGGGCAGGCAAAACCAAAATATGCAAGCAAATTTGGATTTTGCCAAAAGGGTAAAAGCCGGAGTCAATGAGGTTTATCCGGGTCTGGTTAAGAGCATCTTTTTGGCCAAGGGTAATTATAACCAGGATTTATCTCCCCGATCCATGTTGATCGAAGTGGGGACTCATACCAATGACAGGCATAGGGCGGAGATAGGCGCTAAATTATTTGCCGATGCATTGCCAGCCGTCCTGGGCATAGTATCCCCGACAGCTCCTGCTCAACCAGGTCCTGCAGCCCCTGGCAGAACAACTCCTGCAACACGAGGGGACTGGTCTGCATTATGGTTGGTGTTAGGGGTTGCGTTAATTGGAGGAGCAGCCTTTTTGCTGGTAAGCACGGGAAGCCTGCAAGGCGCAGTTGACAAAGTCAAACAGTTCACCTCCTCTGAATGGGCGAATTTTATGGGAAAACTACCCGCAAAGGGAAATACAAAATCACAATCCAAAAACGGTGACGAAATCGATAACGAAGATCGTAATAAGGAAAGAGCTAGGTGGCAAAAAGATTAA
- the fni gene encoding type 2 isopentenyl-diphosphate Delta-isomerase: MGTKRHSLRESRKLDHINLALHLPEGPMSNGFEDIHLVHQALPELNYGEIDLRCCWLNKKLEAPLLINAITGGAEDTTAINASLARVARRFGLGMAVGSQTAALKNFQMEKTYRVARQENPEGLLLANISATARWSDALRAVEMIEADGLQLHLNVLQELLMPEGDRCFKGVLDNIGEIVSRSPVPVIVKEVGFGFSKEAALKLYEQGVQNLDVGGKGGTNFAAIENSRTKLNARDTFVEWGLSTASSLLEVSSLNLPVQLIASGGIRTGVEVVKALRLGATLAGIAGSFLKTLLTKSESDLASLVETLISEIKITMLLTGAGNLQVLHAVPVVITGATLEWAKQRKINIIY, from the coding sequence ATGGGGACTAAGCGGCACAGCCTCAGGGAATCCCGAAAGCTTGACCACATAAATTTAGCATTGCATCTACCTGAAGGGCCCATGTCAAACGGCTTTGAGGATATACATCTTGTACATCAAGCTCTTCCGGAACTGAACTATGGTGAGATTGATTTACGTTGCTGCTGGTTAAATAAAAAACTGGAGGCGCCACTACTCATCAACGCAATTACTGGGGGTGCCGAAGATACGACAGCTATTAACGCATCCTTAGCCAGAGTGGCTCGTAGGTTTGGTTTGGGCATGGCTGTGGGTTCACAGACCGCAGCGTTGAAAAATTTTCAAATGGAAAAGACGTATCGCGTTGCCCGGCAGGAAAATCCGGAAGGGTTGTTACTGGCTAACATCAGTGCAACCGCTCGTTGGTCCGATGCACTCCGGGCGGTAGAGATGATTGAGGCGGACGGACTGCAACTTCATCTCAATGTTTTACAAGAACTGTTGATGCCGGAAGGTGACAGGTGCTTCAAAGGTGTTTTGGACAACATTGGGGAGATTGTTTCCCGTAGCCCTGTGCCTGTAATTGTCAAAGAAGTTGGTTTCGGTTTTTCCAAAGAAGCAGCTCTTAAACTATACGAACAAGGTGTTCAAAACCTTGATGTGGGAGGAAAAGGCGGAACAAATTTTGCAGCTATTGAAAATTCCCGTACCAAGCTAAACGCCAGAGATACATTTGTCGAGTGGGGACTTTCTACTGCCAGCAGCCTTTTGGAAGTAAGCAGTCTTAATTTACCAGTACAATTAATCGCTTCAGGCGGAATACGCACCGGGGTTGAAGTTGTGAAGGCATTAAGGCTAGGTGCTACTCTGGCGGGCATTGCAGGCAGTTTTTTGAAAACTCTTTTAACAAAGAGCGAAAGCGATTTGGCTTCACTGGTGGAGACCCTTATTTCCGAAATAAAAATAACAATGCTTTTGACTGGAGCCGGTAATTTACAAGTTCTCCATGCTGTTCCCGTCGTTATTACCGGTGCTACTTTGGAATGGGCAAAGCAGCGCAAGATAAATATCATTTATTAG
- a CDS encoding prephenate dehydrogenase: protein MRDIAQVTVVGLGLMGGSFALALKDCALVQELVGVDLEQHNIDLALKMHAIDWGTTDARKGVENADLIILATPVGQMVALAKAIEPSIKKGAIITDVGSCKFQLVDALEKIFGIEKHYIGGHPMAGSEQAGIAAANRFLFENAVYVLTPTASTNSQALAVLEELILSTGARVLKLDPGQHDLIVAAVSHLPHLLAVNLVNTAGQLAKQEPLTLLLAAGGFRDTTRIAMGNAIMWRDICLANKAMLKSMLGSFKEQLARLEQAIEQENQADLLELFQNARELRSRIPVKAKGLLPNLFEVVVTVPDKPGMIAEIAGLLAAESINITDIEILRVREAEGGTIRIGFTTEEELSLAMQVLRNHNFVARQR, encoded by the coding sequence ATGAGGGATATTGCGCAAGTTACGGTTGTTGGTTTGGGTTTGATGGGGGGATCTTTTGCCCTGGCCTTAAAAGACTGTGCCCTAGTTCAGGAGTTGGTCGGCGTTGATCTGGAACAACATAACATTGATTTGGCTTTAAAGATGCATGCTATAGATTGGGGAACTACTGATGCCCGCAAGGGAGTAGAAAATGCTGATTTAATTATCCTGGCTACCCCGGTAGGTCAGATGGTTGCGCTGGCAAAAGCAATTGAACCGAGCATCAAAAAAGGGGCCATTATTACCGATGTGGGCAGCTGTAAGTTTCAACTGGTGGATGCTTTGGAAAAAATTTTTGGAATAGAAAAACACTATATTGGCGGGCACCCGATGGCCGGCTCGGAACAGGCAGGTATTGCTGCAGCCAACCGTTTTTTATTCGAAAATGCAGTCTATGTTTTAACACCCACAGCCTCTACTAACAGTCAGGCTCTGGCGGTTTTAGAGGAATTAATTTTATCGACAGGAGCACGGGTTTTGAAACTTGATCCGGGGCAGCATGATTTAATTGTAGCAGCTGTCAGCCATTTGCCTCATCTTTTGGCGGTAAATCTTGTAAACACTGCCGGGCAGTTGGCCAAGCAAGAACCTTTAACGCTGTTGTTAGCCGCCGGAGGTTTCAGAGATACAACCCGGATTGCCATGGGCAATGCTATCATGTGGCGGGACATTTGTCTCGCCAATAAAGCTATGCTTAAGTCCATGCTAGGATCTTTCAAGGAACAGCTGGCCAGGTTGGAACAAGCTATCGAGCAGGAAAACCAAGCAGATCTTCTGGAATTGTTCCAGAATGCTCGGGAACTGCGCAGCAGGATACCTGTTAAGGCTAAGGGACTCTTACCCAATTTATTTGAAGTGGTGGTAACTGTCCCGGATAAGCCGGGAATGATTGCGGAAATTGCGGGACTACTTGCTGCAGAATCTATTAACATTACCGACATTGAGATCTTACGGGTGCGGGAAGCTGAGGGCGGTACCATTCGGATAGGTTTTACGACTGAAGAAGAGTTATCTTTAGCCATGCAAGTCTTACGCAATCACAATTTTGTGGCTAGACAAAGGTGA
- the cmk gene encoding (d)CMP kinase translates to MQSKGNIAIDGPAGAGKSTVAKLVAQELNYVYIDTGAMYRALTWKAIKEKIALDDEEALNRLAQDTEIAFEKKPGTKNQIVLCDGEDITLAIRSPEVSQAVSQVARVPAVREILVGQQRRLAETGNVVMDGRDIGSNVLPDAPFKFFLTASLETRARRRYKELISKGYQTSLKQLQREIAERDAMDSQREMAPLIKAHDAVQIDTGCFSPQQVADIIVQHVRERL, encoded by the coding sequence ATGCAATCTAAGGGCAACATTGCTATAGATGGTCCTGCGGGAGCAGGTAAAAGCACTGTAGCCAAACTGGTAGCTCAAGAACTTAATTATGTATATATAGATACCGGCGCAATGTACAGGGCGTTAACCTGGAAAGCAATAAAAGAAAAAATTGCCCTCGATGATGAGGAAGCTTTAAACCGGCTGGCGCAGGATACGGAAATAGCTTTTGAAAAAAAGCCAGGTACTAAGAACCAAATTGTTTTATGCGACGGGGAAGATATTACATTGGCAATCCGCAGCCCCGAAGTATCACAGGCAGTTTCTCAAGTAGCCCGGGTACCGGCTGTTCGGGAAATTTTGGTGGGGCAACAAAGAAGATTGGCTGAAACTGGCAATGTTGTGATGGATGGACGTGATATTGGCAGTAACGTTTTGCCCGATGCTCCATTTAAATTCTTTTTAACTGCTTCCTTAGAAACAAGGGCCCGGCGCAGGTATAAGGAGCTCATTTCCAAAGGTTATCAAACAAGTCTGAAGCAGTTGCAAAGAGAAATAGCAGAGCGGGATGCTATGGACAGCCAGCGTGAAATGGCGCCACTTATTAAAGCGCATGATGCGGTACAAATAGATACCGGCTGTTTCTCCCCCCAACAAGTGGCAGACATCATAGTTCAACATGTCCGGGAGCGGCTTTGA
- a CDS encoding bifunctional 4-hydroxy-3-methylbut-2-enyl diphosphate reductase/30S ribosomal protein S1 encodes MLLQIIIAKNAGFCFGVRRALNLTEEANANSAEPLYTLGPLIHNRQVVERLKQKGVEALSGLEEVSGGRLVIRSHGVGPEVKKAAETKFKVIDATCPYVMKAQQLAAELTGQGYQIVILGDKMHPEVAGLLGWAEGRAVVVENAEEAQEISYQDKVALIAQTTQRPETLQAVENVLRGKIKDLVVFDTICRATKERQDATQSLAREVDVMIVIGGRNSANTNKLVSICRGTGTPTYHVEEASELQPQWFSNADKVGVTAGASTPDWIIEEVVQRMTDLNQEEIKTEGAIEEVDNNAGETSKDSAEFTLTAEMKTMHKGDILEGTVVQITDSGVMVDIGGKSEGIIPLAELSINNISNPSEVVKTGDKVQVMVLRVENEEGYPVLSKKRAERKLAWEKLSKAMTDNQEITAPVVEVVKGGVLVDVGVRGFVPASLLERGYVENLDVYLGRTLRLRVIEIDKEKNKVVLSQKAILDEEYEKQRQATWESLAVGQVRKGVVRRLTNFGAFVDLGGVDGLLHVSELAYGRVNHPKEVLSEGQEIEVKILDLDRDKGKVSLSLKDLLPNPWSNVPEKYPVGAVVNGKVLRIAPFGAFVELEPGVEGLVHISQLAHHHVAKVEDVVHVGDTVKVKILNIDQNAQKISLSVKEAEGAKKETPKEEPATQYQSSEANVTLGDVFGDLFGERKNGD; translated from the coding sequence GTGCTTTTGCAAATCATTATTGCCAAAAATGCCGGCTTTTGTTTCGGGGTCAGAAGGGCTTTAAACCTTACGGAAGAAGCCAACGCTAATTCAGCGGAACCGCTTTATACTTTAGGACCGCTGATTCATAACCGGCAAGTTGTAGAAAGGTTAAAGCAAAAAGGAGTTGAAGCTCTGTCCGGTTTAGAGGAGGTATCCGGGGGACGGCTGGTCATCAGGTCCCACGGTGTTGGGCCGGAAGTGAAGAAAGCAGCTGAAACAAAGTTTAAAGTAATTGACGCTACTTGTCCTTATGTGATGAAAGCCCAGCAATTGGCGGCTGAATTAACCGGCCAAGGTTATCAGATAGTTATTTTGGGTGACAAAATGCATCCGGAAGTGGCAGGACTGCTGGGGTGGGCCGAAGGCAGGGCTGTTGTTGTAGAGAATGCGGAGGAAGCTCAAGAAATTTCTTATCAGGATAAGGTAGCGCTAATTGCTCAGACTACCCAAAGGCCTGAGACTTTACAAGCGGTAGAAAATGTGCTACGGGGTAAAATAAAGGATCTGGTAGTTTTTGATACGATTTGTCGGGCTACCAAGGAGCGGCAGGATGCAACCCAATCTTTGGCCCGGGAAGTAGACGTAATGATTGTCATTGGCGGTAGAAACAGCGCCAATACTAATAAATTAGTTAGCATTTGCCGGGGTACCGGAACTCCTACCTACCATGTAGAAGAGGCTAGTGAGCTCCAGCCCCAATGGTTTTCAAATGCGGATAAAGTAGGGGTCACCGCCGGTGCCTCTACACCAGATTGGATTATTGAGGAGGTTGTACAAAGAATGACAGATTTAAACCAGGAGGAAATTAAAACGGAAGGAGCAATTGAAGAAGTAGATAACAACGCAGGCGAAACTTCCAAAGATTCTGCTGAATTTACTTTAACTGCGGAAATGAAAACAATGCATAAAGGAGATATTTTGGAAGGCACTGTAGTCCAAATAACAGATAGCGGGGTTATGGTTGACATAGGCGGTAAATCCGAAGGTATAATTCCACTGGCTGAATTAAGTATTAATAATATCAGCAATCCTTCCGAAGTGGTTAAAACAGGGGATAAAGTCCAGGTTATGGTCTTGCGGGTGGAAAACGAAGAAGGCTATCCCGTTCTCTCCAAAAAGAGGGCAGAACGCAAATTAGCTTGGGAAAAGCTCTCCAAGGCCATGACTGATAATCAAGAAATAACTGCGCCTGTTGTAGAAGTAGTAAAAGGCGGAGTACTGGTTGATGTTGGGGTAAGAGGTTTTGTTCCCGCTTCCTTGTTGGAAAGAGGGTATGTGGAGAACCTGGATGTTTACCTGGGCAGAACCTTACGTTTGCGGGTAATTGAGATCGACAAGGAAAAGAATAAGGTTGTCTTGTCTCAGAAAGCAATCCTGGATGAAGAGTATGAGAAGCAGCGGCAAGCTACTTGGGAAAGTCTGGCTGTTGGGCAAGTTCGCAAAGGAGTGGTAAGGCGTTTAACCAACTTTGGGGCTTTCGTCGATCTCGGCGGAGTGGATGGTCTTTTACACGTTTCGGAGCTTGCTTATGGAAGAGTGAACCATCCGAAAGAAGTCTTAAGCGAAGGGCAAGAGATCGAAGTCAAAATCTTGGACTTAGACCGTGATAAAGGTAAAGTTTCTTTAAGCTTGAAAGACCTTCTGCCTAACCCATGGTCAAATGTACCTGAAAAATACCCGGTTGGCGCAGTTGTTAACGGAAAAGTTTTGCGCATTGCCCCATTTGGTGCATTCGTGGAATTAGAGCCGGGGGTAGAAGGTTTAGTTCACATTTCTCAATTAGCCCACCATCATGTTGCCAAAGTTGAAGATGTAGTTCATGTAGGAGATACGGTTAAGGTCAAGATCCTGAATATCGACCAAAACGCACAAAAAATAAGCCTTAGCGTTAAAGAAGCTGAAGGCGCCAAAAAAGAAACTCCCAAGGAGGAACCGGCTACTCAGTACCAATCTTCTGAAGCAAACGTTACCCTTGGCGATGTATTCGGGGACTTATTTGGAGAAAGGAAGAATGGGGACTAA
- a CDS encoding DUF1614 domain-containing protein, whose translation MTGFPVGMIALLIVTILVYFGLAHRVLDRMRLTDKAALIILASIIIGSFINIPLSRGRVDASINVGGGIVPVVLAIYVLSRAGTSKEWIRALGATVATALAVFFINTYLMSEDPWQTGTDFIDPLYVYPLVAGLVAYLVGRSRRSAFIAAILGVLSLDVVDFIRLQAGGTPGAVNIGGAGAFDTIILSGIVAVLLTEIIGETRERLQGGPESEGRPEELIRGLDGVKMSNRGAAPALKRDLRDNAQKEKKEEGDGKNE comes from the coding sequence ATGACTGGATTTCCAGTGGGAATGATTGCTTTATTAATTGTTACAATCCTCGTTTATTTTGGCTTAGCCCATCGTGTTTTGGATCGCATGAGATTAACCGATAAGGCTGCCTTAATTATTTTAGCCAGCATTATAATTGGTAGCTTTATCAATATTCCTTTAAGCAGGGGAAGAGTGGATGCCTCCATCAATGTAGGAGGGGGAATCGTCCCAGTAGTGCTAGCTATTTATGTACTCAGCCGTGCCGGCACCTCTAAAGAATGGATAAGAGCATTGGGTGCTACTGTGGCAACGGCGTTAGCCGTGTTTTTTATTAATACATATTTGATGAGTGAAGATCCTTGGCAAACTGGCACCGATTTTATCGATCCTCTATATGTTTATCCGCTTGTGGCGGGCTTAGTTGCCTACCTGGTAGGGCGTTCCAGGCGATCTGCCTTTATAGCGGCAATTCTTGGCGTCCTCAGCCTGGATGTAGTAGATTTTATAAGGCTACAAGCCGGTGGAACACCTGGGGCGGTAAATATAGGAGGCGCCGGGGCATTTGACACCATCATTTTGTCTGGTATTGTTGCAGTTTTGTTGACTGAAATAATTGGAGAAACAAGGGAAAGACTGCAAGGGGGGCCGGAATCGGAAGGTAGGCCCGAGGAACTAATCAGAGGTTTAGACGGTGTAAAGATGTCAAACCGGGGAGCAGCGCCTGCTCTGAAAAGGGATTTGCGAGATAATGCTCAAAAGGAAAAAAAAGAAGAAGGTGATGGTAAAAATGAGTAA